CACTACAGGCCGGGAACTCGAGATTCTGCTGGCAGGCTCCCAAATGCAGCCACCATGCCAGCATCTTCTTTTCCCAGACAAAGAAGCTAAAGGCTCAAAGAAGTGAGTGTCCAGCAGTAACGGGTAGGGAAGAGGCAGTGCGATATGTCTTttacaatcccccccccccccgcccactcTGGAGAAAGACACAGCCCTTACCTGTCAGTCTGTGCCCTGCTGGCTGGTGCCTTCATAAGCTCCGCAGGAGGGGTCTCAGGAGATGTCCCCCACTTCACCAGAGCCAACACACTCACTGTTGGGGGTAACCAGCTGGATGGTCTCCTAGAGGGAAGGACTTGGTCACTGAAGCCATACCACTCCAGAAAAAATTCAAGAATCCCCCCCAACTGGCAGTACTGCTCAGAGCTGAGCAGTTTTAAGACCAAAGAACCCATTAGGGTCTCCACAGCTAAAGCCTCTAGCTGGCACTGAAGAGCTGCCTGCTGGATCAAGCTCCGGAATGGGacagggatttttcttttcttaagggcCAGATAAATATTTTCAGCTCTAAGGGCCAAGGGTGAAATCAGGAACTTTAGCCACTAAAATGTAACCATTTATGAATGTGACCATTAGAGCCCATAGCTATAAAAACCAGCTGCCTACCTATTCCCTAAAGGATCATAAATACCTAGCCACTGTGAGCTCTAGGAACCAGAAGGTCAGAAAAGGGAcagtgcatgtgcatacacacctgGACTTGAAGGCTCCATTCTCAGTTTCTGACGGGCCCCCAGGCACACCAAATAGCCGCCCCAACCACATGCTTCTGCCAGGTGTGGTCTGTTCCGTGGGCGGAGGTGCCTCCTGTGCATCCTCAGCTGTAGTTCCGCGACACCTGGGTCCCCACCGGAGAAGAGGGAAGCCCTCAGTGCCACCAGAGGCGTAGACCCGAGATGCCTGGGTCAGCTGATCCCACCAGCTGCCTGGTGGAGGGCGGGTTGAGGGGGCTGAAGAGTCAGTAGTGGCCTCTCCTGAAGTCCCTCGGAGACTCTGAGCCAGACGTCCCCCCCACTGGAGCACAGCCTGCACAGTCTGCTGGAGGGCAGGAGGGGGCGCTGAAGGGGCAGGAGCCTGCTGCAGGCCTaggggcaggtggtggtggtgctcgaAAAGCAAGTCCAGGTGGAAGGTGAGCACCGAGAGCGgctgcagcagaagcagcagctccGTGGACAGGGATGGACAGCTCCCGCGGGCCAGGGAGAAGAAGCCAGTGGGTAGATAGAGGAGAGACAGTAGTCCTGGAAAAGAGCAGCCAGCATCAGCCCCAGAGGACATCCTGCACCAATCCCAGAGTCAACAAATAtctcctggacctcactctgtggGGCACAGACACAGGACAAGGGAGGGGACTAGCTGGGCTACAGGACCAGAGGGAGGCATATGCACTTAGTGTTGTTCATAATGGAGAAACATTATAGGTTAGAAAGGAAGCATACACAAAGGTGAGGACCGCCCTTCTCACAGAGGAAGGAACCCACAGAAGAAATAGACAAGGGGCCTATTCCAGGTGCAGGGACAATGGATGGCTCCAGGGGCAAAGATGCCTCTAGGACATCGAGTGGAAAAAAAACGGCCACACAATCTGGGCTCTGGTTCTCCTCCCCATActctcctctggaagagctgtaaACCTGGGTGTGTGTCCTGATATCAGCAAGAACCAGCCGGAAAGAGCCCGTCCTCTCCTAACCAGTAACACCCCGCCCTCCCATCCCAGTGGCTTCTGACCTGCATCCTCCTGGAGGCTGGAAAACCACAGTTCCAACTGTTTGGTGctggaggaaaaaggagaggaaaattcAGGAAGGCGGTGGGAAGTGATGGATGACGCTGAAGAGGGGAGGCATCTGGAAACCTCTGTGCCCTATCCAAGGCCGAAGAGCAGTGGGGGAAAGTCCACTCACTTGAGGAGGCCCAAGATGAAAGCGTGGAAACGGCTGCGACTGCTACTCAGCGGGGCAAGTCTGCTGACCTGGCTGTACAGCGTTCCCATGGAGTGTGGGCAGGAACCTGAGGACGAGGGATGCGGTCAGCCAGGTCCAGGCCCTGCTCCCATACGATCCCACTCCCTCACTGCTCACCTGGCTTCACAGACGCCTCCACCACACTCCAAGGGCTGCTCCTGCGCTGCCCGGTGATGAGGTCCTTCCGGAATGGCTTCAGTCCATCGGCCACCAGAGCATGGAGGGCCGGGCAGAGGGTGCTCAGCACCAGATGCCCCACATCCGGGCTCAGCCGGCTATCCCCCAACTGCGCCTGAGGACAGAAGAAGGGCTAGCCACTGCTAGTCAAGTGTTCGCGCTCTTTCACCTCCCTCAAAATCAACTCACCTTCTGAACCAAGTTCCGTGCAGCCCCAAAATGCGAGATGATTTTGTCCACTGAAGCACTGACAGCTATCAGGAGACCTGGGTGGAGATAGAAGACACATCAAAGCCCCTGGTGGGGGTTCCTGGGGGGAGCACGGATAGCTGGAGACCGaggacaggctgatcttcagaaGGCAGCAAGGGCGAACTACCTTTCTTTTGCTCCTGCAGCTGGCCAGTCCCACTCTGGGCTTCTGCCATCCACAGCCGCTGGGCCCCGGGAACACCGGCAAACGACCAGGAACTACGTACTATGTAAGGGAAGAAGACGCGGTGACGCTTTCTTACCAAGGATTACAAGGGACGCCGGCTCCCTTGGTCTCGTGGTTTGAGAGTCATGGGAGAAAGAACACAGCCACCTGGGGCATAGAGCAGAGTGTGTAGACAAACCTCAGTCCTTGCCACCCCCACCTCGGTTCCCATTGCCCTTCCTCTCCAGGAAGTTGGAGAGCCACACCGAACAGCTGTGCCTTTAAGTAGGGAGGTGACTGGGTGAGGAAATTGAGGGCTGTACCCACTCTGAGCACGTGAGAAGCCTCGACCaatggaaagacagacaggaaagggTGGAGAGTCTTGGGGAACCCACGTAGTCACCTTGCACTTGTCAAATGCAAGACTCCAGCTTCACCCTACTTGGGGGCGGGATTCGTGGAGGAGGTGTGGCTAGAACCTCCTGGGAGGGGACTGTGGGTCGGAACCACAGCCGTGAGAACTTCCCACAAAGGGTGTGACCCCAGGCCCCTAACAATGGACCCCTTAAGCTGGGCTGGAGACCCAGTGGAGAGCAGTCACGCTCCTCACCCCCAGAACGTGGAGCAGGGCCAGCCTTCCCGGAGCCAACTCCGAGGGCGAGACCTAGCCAGGCACCCTAGAAAAAGGCTAAAATGCAGGCAGACTGGCCCAGGACAGGAGAGGAGGCGGGCCGAGATATGGCCCGCGGGGCTGGCCCAGGTCCGTCTTACATTGCCTGGGCGGAGCCGGTGGCCTTCTGGTCCAGCGAGGGGCGGTCGGAGGACGCGGTGGTGTTGGCAGCGGGGGAGCGGGAACCTGGCGGGGTGGGGGCGCCGCGGTGGGGAAGGTGCTACTTCTGGGGAAGAGCGGGGATAGCAGCAAGGCCAGCTCGGGGCTGGCCAGGCAAGGCAAGGCCCCCCGCGTGGGAGGAGAATAGGCTCCCACTGGGGATAGCCTCACAGGCAGCAGATGCTCCTCGGGGGTACTCGCTGCCCCCAGCAGCTGCAACCGGGAATTGGGCCACCCGGTTAGAGGCGTCAAGAGCAGGGACCTGGGTGCGCCCGCGCCCCCACCCTCCAACAGGGGGCGCCCGTCGGCCGAGAACCGGAAAACCGGGGGCCGAGGGAATAGCGGGGGACCGGCTGCAGGCGAGATTGGCGGGGCCAGGTGCGGGGGGGAAAAGAGGGGTAGCGGGGCCGACAGCCAGGCAAGGAGGGGCGGGAGAAAGAGGAGCAAAGAGTTAGTCCCTTCACTCCAAGACCCACCCAGTTTCCCTTTCCCCGAGCGCGCCCTGGCCTTGGGGCAGGGAGGACAGCGCAGAAGGAGGGGACGAGGGCGGGCTCAGGACCCGCCCTCCTACGGTCTGCGCTTCTTACCCACGGCGTGCGCGCGCGGCTCCTCCGGCTCCTGCGCTGCGGGGGCCTCCTCGTCCACGGCGGGGCTGCCAGCCCTGCCCTCCTCCGGCAGCCCCTCGGCGATGGGCTGCAGCCCAAGTCGATTCTTCTTCCTCCGCGGAGGGACGGGAGGGGGAGGCGGCCGAGGCGGGACCAAAGCCCACCcagcaggagggtccctgggcGGGACTGGCGGTGGCTGGGCTCGGCTTCGAGACCGGAGTTCCTTAAAGGTGGTGACTTCTCGCGGGGGTGCCAAAGAACCTCCCAGGGACCCAGTCGGCGGGAGCTCTGTGTCAGGCGAGAAGACTATGAGCCAGTCGCTGCGATCTTTCTTGGCCTGCGGCACAAGGGGCAGCCCCGGACCCCGCTTGCGCTTCTGGGCCAGCTCGTGGAAGGATGTGATTGTCCGATGGGGTACCGGCTCCTGGCTGACGTCACCTTTCCATCCCCCATCAGTTTTCCCTGCATCTATTTTCGAACCAGAATTGGTGTTCAAACAAGAAGCCAATTTCCCAGATTCCGTTTTCAAGCTCGAGTTTGTATTTTCATCGATTTTCCAACCAGAGTCACTGTTCTCAATGGCTTTCCACCCAGCTTCAGTTTTCTCTGTGTCAATTTTCCAAATGGGGTTAATTTTCCAACTGGGCTCTGCTTTTCCTGCTTCAATTCTTCCATCTTCGGTCTCTGAGAGCTCAGAGGTAGCAAGATCCTGTTCCCCACTGTCGTCTTCCTCCTCCAGACCAGGGGAAGGTAGGTCCTGGCAGGTTGTCAGGGCGTTGCAGTTGGAGTCCAGGCCAGGTCCGGATGGGGAAGATATTCCGGAGCAAGAATCCGGAGAGCAGCAAAAGCTGTCCGGAGAGCAGGTGCCAGGGCCCGCTGAAGGCAGAGGAGAGCCCGGCTCCAAGGGAAAGATGCTGGACTCGGGGTGGGCAGCCTCATTTCCAGGCAGGTCGCGAGAGCAGACTGGCACTGGGGACTCGGGGCTAAGATCcgagcaggagctgagagaagAGGAGCATCCGGGATCAGAAGGCGAGGCGGCCTCTTCGTCTTCCTGGAAAGGGTCCTGCTGGTTTTCTATGCTAGGcctgtgctcctggcagcatcggCAGGGCACAGCTGGACTGTTGGAGTTGGCATCCACCAGGGTCCCGCTGCAGGGCCCCCTGCTTTCCTTGCCCCCTGTGTCTCCTGGAGGCGGGGGTGTGCTCAGAGGCCCCTCTCGTAGTTCAGGACGGCGGGACAAGTGCAGGCCCAGGGAGACATGCTGGAGGTGGATGTGATTGAGGTTGCAGAGTAAAGCCCGCTGAGGGGACAGCATGGTGCTGAGGACGAAGGATGGCTTCCAGTCTCTCACAACCACCTACCTGGCAATTCAGGTGCAGACCTAGAAGACAAGTATGGTTGAAACCCAGATACTGCGATTGCGTGCTAAGGGCACCGGAGGTGACTGAGGACTAGAGCAGACCTGGaaaggatctgcctgccttgggaGATATTTAAATGAGATTCAAATCACCAAGAACAGCCCATTAGTTTCCTCTGCAGTATTTGCTGGTGGAGTAGAACATAACCTCcagggaacag
The genomic region above belongs to Arvicola amphibius chromosome 14, mArvAmp1.2, whole genome shotgun sequence and contains:
- the Rusc1 gene encoding RUN and SH3 domain-containing protein 1 isoform X2, producing MAEAQSGTGQLQEQKKGLLIAVSASVDKIISHFGAARNLVQKAQLGDSRLSPDVGHLVLSTLCPALHALVADGLKPFRKDLITGQRRSSPWSVVEASVKPGSCPHSMGTLYSQVSRLAPLSSSRSRFHAFILGLLNTKQLELWFSSLQEDAGLLSLLYLPTGFFSLARGSCPSLSTELLLLLQPLSVLTFHLDLLFEHHHHLPLGLQQAPAPSAPPPALQQTVQAVLQWGGRLAQSLRGTSGEATTDSSAPSTRPPPGSWWDQLTQASRVYASGGTEGFPLLRWGPRCRGTTAEDAQEAPPPTEQTTPGRSMWLGRLFGVPGGPSETENGAFKSRRPSSWLPPTVSVLALVKWGTSPETPPAELMKAPASRAQTDRAVRALCDHTAAGPDQLSFQRGEVLHVIATVNEDWLRCGRDGVEGLVPVGYTSLVL
- the Rusc1 gene encoding RUN and SH3 domain-containing protein 1 isoform X1, which gives rise to MGTEVGVARTEVCLHTLLYAPVRSSWSFAGVPGAQRLWMAEAQSGTGQLQEQKKGLLIAVSASVDKIISHFGAARNLVQKAQLGDSRLSPDVGHLVLSTLCPALHALVADGLKPFRKDLITGQRRSSPWSVVEASVKPGSCPHSMGTLYSQVSRLAPLSSSRSRFHAFILGLLNTKQLELWFSSLQEDAGLLSLLYLPTGFFSLARGSCPSLSTELLLLLQPLSVLTFHLDLLFEHHHHLPLGLQQAPAPSAPPPALQQTVQAVLQWGGRLAQSLRGTSGEATTDSSAPSTRPPPGSWWDQLTQASRVYASGGTEGFPLLRWGPRCRGTTAEDAQEAPPPTEQTTPGRSMWLGRLFGVPGGPSETENGAFKSRRPSSWLPPTVSVLALVKWGTSPETPPAELMKAPASRAQTDRAVRALCDHTAAGPDQLSFQRGEVLHVIATVNEDWLRCGRDGVEGLVPVGYTSLVL
- the Rusc1 gene encoding RUN and SH3 domain-containing protein 1 isoform X3, producing MLSPQRALLCNLNHIHLQHVSLGLHLSRRPELREGPLSTPPPPGDTGGKESRGPCSGTLVDANSNSPAVPCRCCQEHRPSIENQQDPFQEDEEAASPSDPGCSSSLSSCSDLSPESPVPVCSRDLPGNEAAHPESSIFPLEPGSPLPSAGPGTCSPDSFCCSPDSCSGISSPSGPGLDSNCNALTTCQDLPSPGLEEEDDSGEQDLATSELSETEDGRIEAGKAEPSWKINPIWKIDTEKTEAGWKAIENSDSGWKIDENTNSSLKTESGKLASCLNTNSGSKIDAGKTDGGWKGDVSQEPVPHRTITSFHELAQKRKRGPGLPLVPQAKKDRSDWLIVFSPDTELPPTGSLGGSLAPPREVTTFKELRSRSRAQPPPVPPRDPPAGWALVPPRPPPPPVPPRRKKNRLGLQPIAEGLPEEGRAGSPAVDEEAPAAQEPEEPRAHAVAGPPLFPRPPVFRFSADGRPLLEGGGAGAPRSLLLTPLTGWPNSRLQLLGAASTPEEHLLPVRLSPVGAYSPPTRGALPCLASPELALLLSPLFPRSSTFPTAAPPPRQVPAPPLPTPPRPPTAPRWTRRPPAPPRQLRSSWSFAGVPGAQRLWMAEAQSGTGQLQEQKKGLLIAVSASVDKIISHFGAARNLVQKAQLGDSRLSPDVGHLVLSTLCPALHALVADGLKPFRKDLITGQRRSSPWSVVEASVKPGSCPHSMGTLYSQVSRLAPLSSSRSRFHAFILGLLNTKQLELWFSSLQEDAGLLSLLYLPTGFFSLARGSCPSLSTELLLLLQPLSVLTFHLDLLFEHHHHLPLGLQQAPAPSAPPPALQQTVQAVLQWGGRLAQSLRGTSGEATTDSSAPSTRPPPGSWWDQLTQASRVYASGGTEGFPLLRWGPRCRGTTAEDAQEAPPPTEQTTPGRSMWLGRLFGVPGGPSETENGAFKSRRPSSWLPPTVSVLALVKWGTSPETPPAELMKAPASRAQTDRAVRALCDHTAAGPDQLSFQRGEVLHVIATVNEDWLRCGRDGVEGLVPVGYTSLVL